One Cervus canadensis isolate Bull #8, Minnesota chromosome 1, ASM1932006v1, whole genome shotgun sequence genomic window carries:
- the CHMP6 gene encoding charged multivesicular body protein 6 isoform X2, which produces MGNLFGRKKQSRVTEQDKAILQLKQQRDKLKQYQKRITQQLEREREIARQLLRDGRKERAKLLLKKKRYREQLLDKTENQITSLETMVQSIEFTQIEMKVIEGLKIGNECLNKMHQVMSIEEVERILDETQEAVDYQRQIDELLAGSFTQEDEDAILEELDAITQEQMELPEVPSEPLPEKIPEKVPVKARPRQAELVAAS; this is translated from the exons ATGGGCAACCTGTTCGGCCGTAAGAAGCAGAGCCGGGTTACGGAGCAGGACAAGGCCATCCTG CAACTGAAGCAGCAGCGGGACAAGCTGAAGCAGTACCAGAAGAGGATCACCCAGCAGCTGGAGCGGGAGCGGGAGATCGCCCGGCAGCTCCTGCGTGACGGCAGGAAGGA ACGGGCCAAGCTGCTGCTCAAGAAGAAGCGATACCGGGAGCAGCTCCTGGACAAGACGGAAAACCAGATCACCAGCCTGGAGACCATG GTCCAGAGTATTGAGTTCACCCAGATTGAAATGAAAGTGATTGAGGGGCTGAAGATTGGAAATGAGTGTCTGAATAAGATGCACCAG GTGATGTCCATAGAAGAGGTGGAGCGGATACTGGACGAGACGCAAGAGGCCGTGGACTACCAGCGG CAAATAGATGAGCTGTTGGCAGGAAGCTTCACTCAGGAGGATGAAGATGCCATCCTGGAGGAGCTGGACGCCATCACTCAG GAACAGATGGAGCTGCCAGAGGTTCCTTCAGAGCCCCTTCCTGAGAAGATCCCAG
- the CHMP6 gene encoding charged multivesicular body protein 6 isoform X1: MGNLFGRKKQSRVTEQDKAILQLKQQRDKLKQYQKRITQQLEREREIARQLLRDGRKERAKLLLKKKRYREQLLDKTENQITSLETMVQSIEFTQIEMKVIEGLKIGNECLNKMHQVMSIEEVERILDETQEAVDYQRQIDELLAGSFTQEDEDAILEELDAITQEQMELPEVPSEPLPEKIPALQALLGPAQDQLSSIRHWDDLPRGIA, from the exons ATGGGCAACCTGTTCGGCCGTAAGAAGCAGAGCCGGGTTACGGAGCAGGACAAGGCCATCCTG CAACTGAAGCAGCAGCGGGACAAGCTGAAGCAGTACCAGAAGAGGATCACCCAGCAGCTGGAGCGGGAGCGGGAGATCGCCCGGCAGCTCCTGCGTGACGGCAGGAAGGA ACGGGCCAAGCTGCTGCTCAAGAAGAAGCGATACCGGGAGCAGCTCCTGGACAAGACGGAAAACCAGATCACCAGCCTGGAGACCATG GTCCAGAGTATTGAGTTCACCCAGATTGAAATGAAAGTGATTGAGGGGCTGAAGATTGGAAATGAGTGTCTGAATAAGATGCACCAG GTGATGTCCATAGAAGAGGTGGAGCGGATACTGGACGAGACGCAAGAGGCCGTGGACTACCAGCGG CAAATAGATGAGCTGTTGGCAGGAAGCTTCACTCAGGAGGATGAAGATGCCATCCTGGAGGAGCTGGACGCCATCACTCAG GAACAGATGGAGCTGCCAGAGGTTCCTTCAGAGCCCCTTCCTGAGAAGATCCCAG CTCTGCAGGCTCTTCTGGGTCCAGCTCAGGACCAGCTGTCCTCGATTCGTCACTGGGATGACCTTCCCCGGGGCATCGCTTAA